A stretch of Haemophilus influenzae DNA encodes these proteins:
- the ispE gene encoding 4-(cytidine 5'-diphospho)-2-C-methyl-D-erythritol kinase: MKSHQFSTALCQNTTQSNGQPLRFPSPAKLNLFLYINGKLPNGYHELQTLFQFLDFGDWLDISIREQDNQIVLTPEIPNLKTENNLIYRAAKLLQEKANIQLGANIHLDKILPMGGGVGGGSSNAATALVSLNYLWQANLSIDELAKLGLTLGADVPIFVYGQAAFAEGVGEKITYCEPAEKWFVILKPDDSISTAVIFQDPNLPRNTPKKSLEQLLSEPYKNDCEKVVINHYSNVEKALNWLLQYAPARLTGTGACVFAEFDHEAEAQAVFRQKPEAFFGFVAKGLNVSPLHAMLKQLSSTHTHRQSKPEVL, translated from the coding sequence ATGAAATCACATCAATTTTCTACCGCACTTTGCCAAAATACAACACAATCAAATGGGCAGCCATTACGCTTCCCTAGCCCTGCCAAACTGAATTTATTTCTTTATATCAATGGAAAATTGCCGAACGGCTATCATGAATTACAAACGCTTTTCCAATTTTTAGATTTTGGCGATTGGTTAGACATTAGTATTCGGGAACAAGATAATCAAATTGTTTTAACGCCAGAAATTCCAAATCTAAAAACGGAAAATAATCTAATTTATCGAGCTGCAAAACTTTTACAAGAAAAAGCCAATATTCAATTGGGTGCAAATATTCATTTAGATAAAATTCTTCCAATGGGAGGCGGTGTTGGTGGCGGTTCATCCAATGCAGCAACCGCATTAGTCTCTTTAAATTATTTATGGCAAGCCAATTTATCCATTGATGAACTGGCAAAATTGGGATTAACATTAGGCGCGGATGTGCCAATATTTGTATACGGACAGGCTGCTTTTGCTGAAGGCGTTGGGGAAAAAATCACTTATTGTGAACCTGCCGAGAAATGGTTTGTTATATTAAAACCCGATGATTCAATATCGACGGCTGTCATCTTTCAAGATCCAAATTTACCACGTAATACACCGAAAAAATCCCTCGAACAACTTTTGAGTGAACCTTATAAAAACGATTGCGAAAAAGTTGTGATAAATCATTATTCAAACGTTGAAAAAGCGTTAAACTGGTTGCTACAATATGCGCCGGCAAGATTAACAGGAACGGGAGCCTGTGTTTTTGCTGAATTTGATCATGAAGCAGAAGCGCAAGCGGTATTTAGACAAAAACCAGAAGCATTTTTTGGTTTCGTCGCTAAAGGACTC
- the lolB gene encoding lipoprotein insertase outer membrane protein LolB has protein sequence MKTFKFLTALFATAILTACTLDMERPTNVQYIDKTDAIWQQHLQKIQKIQSYQAKGQIGYISPTERFSSRFEWQYQNPKSYTLKLYSLISKSTLLIQMHQSGMTISDNNGNQQSAANAKLLLQEIIGMDVPLEHLAYWLKGQPAMNADYQVGTNHLLGAFTYHVDGSQWTADYLTYHSNNSMPENILLKNDSTKQTLKIRVDEWIY, from the coding sequence ATGAAAACGTTTAAATTTCTCACCGCACTTTTTGCCACTGCGATTCTAACCGCTTGCACATTAGATATGGAACGTCCTACTAATGTACAATACATTGATAAAACGGATGCGATATGGCAACAACATTTACAAAAGATTCAAAAAATTCAATCCTATCAAGCCAAAGGACAAATTGGTTATATCAGTCCTACAGAACGTTTTTCTAGCCGCTTTGAATGGCAATACCAAAATCCAAAATCTTATACACTTAAACTCTATTCTTTAATCAGTAAATCTACCCTGTTGATTCAAATGCATCAAAGTGGGATGACAATTTCCGATAACAATGGCAATCAACAATCTGCAGCCAATGCTAAACTACTATTACAAGAGATCATTGGCATGGATGTGCCATTAGAACATTTAGCTTATTGGTTGAAAGGCCAACCAGCAATGAACGCGGATTATCAAGTGGGTACCAACCATTTACTTGGTGCATTTACTTATCATGTGGATGGTTCTCAATGGACGGCAGATTATCTAACCTATCACTCAAATAATTCGATGCCTGAAAATATTTTGCTGAAAAATGACAGCACAAAACAAACCTTAAAAATTCGCGTAGACGAGTGGATTTACTAA